A single Phragmites australis chromosome 4, lpPhrAust1.1, whole genome shotgun sequence DNA region contains:
- the LOC133914692 gene encoding protein NODULATION SIGNALING PATHWAY 1-like: MNCHEQEHQELAATTSNNGLDWLEDSISFLTADVDIGSSYEWWSTPAAEQQDDIGSVVAQTLSPPAPLATTSSPLTHASPIIASPAVSLPSEPSSKKRKSPAHKASGQSSGNQRRRAEQDRQGCGSGGGKKGGAKGGGAGSDRDTRWAEQLLNPCAAAVEAGNLSRVQHMFYVLGELASFSGDANHRLAAHGLRALARRLPAAVGLETAAAVRVPPCECPTPAFAGAEPQLFRASLIKFHEVSPWFALPNVLANAAITQASACCAEPRLLHVVDLGVSHGVQWPTLLESLTRLPGGRAPPSVRLTVAGPAATPPAPFCASPQGYDFSPHLLRYAKSINLQLAIARAASLESVHGFATPGEALVVCIQFRLGHVTADERTDILKKVRRLNPELVVLSELDAGGDGTAAGDFLARLELLWRFLESTSAAFKGREGEERRLLEAEAGTSVPAEAAGEGKEVWRERMAAAGFEEVAFGDEAVESAKSLLRKYDGGWEMSVPAASGGACAVALRWKGQPVSFCSLWRAA, translated from the coding sequence ATGAACTGCCATGAGCAGGAGCaccaggagctcgccgccaccACGAGCAACAACGGCCTGGACTGGCTCGAGGACTCCATCTCCTTCCTCACCGCCGATGTCGACATCGGCAGCAGCTATGAGTGGTGGTCTACTCCCGCGGCGGAGCAGCAAGATGACATTGGCAGCGTCGTGGCGCAGACGCTTTCGCCTCCGGCGCCACTGGCGACAACCAGTTCGCCCCTGACGCACGCCTCTCCAATCATTGCGTCTCCGGCGGTGTCGTTGCCGTCGGAGCCTTCGTCCAAGAAGCGCAAGTCCCCGGCGCACAAGGCGTCTGGCCAGAGCAGCGGCAACCAGCGACGGCGCGCTGAGCAGGATAGGCAAGGTTGTGGTAGCGGCGGCGGCAAAAAGGGCGGCGCCAAGGGCGGCGGAGCGGGATCAGACCGGGACACGAGGTGGGCCGAGCAGCTGCTGAACCCGTGCGCGGCCGCCGTCGAGGCTGGCAACCTGTCAAGGGTGCAGCACATGTTCTACGTTCTCGGCGAGCTCGCCTCCTTCTCGGGCGACGCCAACCACCGCCTGGCCGCGCACGGGCTTCGCGCGCTCGCCCGCAGGCTCCCTGCTGCCGTTGGCCTGGAAACCGCGGCAGCCGTGCGGGTGCCACCCTGCGAGTGCCCCACGCCGGCGTTCGCGGGCGCCGAGCCGCAGCTGTTCCGCGCGTCGCTCATCAAGTTCCACGAGGTGAGCCCGTGGTTCGCGCTCCCCAACGTGCTGGCCAACGCCGCCATCACGCAGGCCTCGGCGTGCTGCGCCGAGCCCCGGCTGCTCCACGTCGTCGACCTCGGCGTCTCGCACGGCGTGCAATGGCCGACGCTTCTGGAGTCCCTGACCCGCCTGCCCGGTGGGCGCGCACCGCCCTCCGTCCGCCTCACCGTCGCGGGCCCCGCGGCCAcaccgccggcgcccttctgcGCTTCGCCTCAGGGGTATGACTTCTCGCCGCACCTCCTCCGGTACGCCAAGTCCATCAACCTGCAGCTTGCCATCGCTCGTGCAGCCTCCCTGGAGTCCGTGCATGGCTTCGCCACCCCCGGCGAGGCGCTCGTCGTCTGCATCCAGTTCCGGCTCGGCCATGTAACCGCTGACGAGCGGACAGACATCCTAAAGAAGGTCCGACGCCTCAACCCGGAGCTGGTGGTGCTCTCGGAGCTCGATGCCGGGGGAGACGGCACCGCGGCGGGCGATTTCTTGGCAAGGCTGGAGCTGCTGTGGCGGTTCCTGGAGTCGACTTCGGCAGCGTTCAAGGGGAGGGAAGGGGAGGAGAGGCGGCtgctggaggccgaggctggcacGTCCGTCCCAGCAGAGGCGGCAGGCGAGGGGAAGGAGGTGTGGCGGGAACGCATGGCAGCGGCCGGGTTCGAGGAGGTGGCGTTCGGGGACGAGGCTGTGGAGTCGGCCAAGTCGCTTCTGAGGAAGTACGATGGCGGGTGGGAGATGTCAGTGCCGGCGGCGTCAGGAGGCGCCTGCGCAGTGGCGCTGCGGTGGAAGGGGCAGCCGGTGTCGTTCTGCTCGTTGTGGCGGGCGGCGTAG
- the LOC133915957 gene encoding uncharacterized protein LOC133915957 codes for MALKTLQVSSNLARPSTYSFIASSPWYQPNLPQRLDARIAAKKHQKGSASVLKCRANLHGCMDEVVQPQRDQITEIPIVVYPSVVFPGATLQLQAFEFRYRIMMQTLLQEGLKFGVVYSGKNGRMADVGCIVHVIECERLIDDRFFLTCVGEDRFRIIEIVRTKPYVVARIQVLDDQPSFEPKDDLGNLMQQVQQHLKNVAMLSDKLNQKPRGGHQAEPISRANSPVSFSFLVARSFVNDRSEQQALLQQDDTMQRLAREGRYLERRSKYLVAIAAIKGAFEHLSCNEK; via the coding sequence ATGGCCCTCAAGACTCTGCAAGTTTCATCTAATTTAGCGAGGCCAAGCACCTACAGTTTCATTGCATCATCGCCTTGGTACCAGCCAAATCTCCCGCAGAGactcgacgcaagaatcgccgcAAAGAAGCACCAAAAGGGTAGTGCATCAGTCCTGAAATGCAGAGCCAATCTGCACGGTTGCATGGATGAGGTTGTTCAGCCTCAGAGAGACCAGATTACTGAAATCCCCATTGTCGTGTACCCATCAGTGGTCTTCCCAGGAGCGACGCTTCAGCTGCAGGCATTCGAGTTCAGATACCGTATCATGATGCAGACCCTTCTTCAGGAAGGCCTCAAGTTTGGGGTCGTCTACTCAGGCAAAAACGGCAGGATGGCAGATGTCGGGTGCATCGTCCATGTCATCGAATGCGAGAGGCTCATCGACGACCGGTTCTTCCTCACCTGCGTAGGTGAAGACCGCTTCCGGATCATCGAGATTGTCAGGACAAAGCCCTATGTGGTTGCAAGAATTCAGGTACTGGATGACCAGCCCAGCTTTGAGCCCAAAGATGATCTGGGGAACCTGATGCAGCAGGTGCAACAGCACCTGAAGAATGTGGCCATGCTTTCAGACAAACTGAACCAGAAACCAAGGGGAGGCCATCAGGCTGAGCCAATCTCCAGGGCGAACTCTCCTGTTTCGTTCTCCTTCCTCGTTGCGAGGTCCTTCGTCAATGATCGTTCGGAGCAGCAGGCGCTGCTCCAGCAGGACGACACCATGCAGCGATTGGCGCGGGAGGGGAGGTACCTGGAGCGCAGGAGCAAGTACCTGGTGGCCATTGCAGCGATCAAGGGCGCTTTTGAGCACCTGTCCTGCAACGAGAAGTAG